One segment of Rosa chinensis cultivar Old Blush chromosome 6, RchiOBHm-V2, whole genome shotgun sequence DNA contains the following:
- the LOC112172230 gene encoding uncharacterized protein LOC112172230: protein MGKKRKSVATSLDEVDRSMYTSFCSAANSLSQLYTQAMNHQKLSFQAGERHALDKIYQWICRQQEEGSRVATGDILNYLQNELDYCGEEPSMSPRVAVQHQHTPSSLHFTNSSFPISSGSSAPSTGQGIRSEQCDHQPKNSVFSNALSSPVRQSLQHYHISYPGPGLPSGNGARNNEPNFLQPNRDVNPPSSNDSSMDMHADSPGHY, encoded by the exons atgggGAAGAAGAGAAAGTCGGTCGCCACCAGCCTTGACGAGGTGGATCGAAGCATGTACACCTCCTTCTGCAGCGCTGCAAATTCCCTCTCTCAGCTCTACACACAAGCCATGAACCACCAGAAGCTTTCTTTCCAAGCCGGTGAACGCCATGCCCTC gaTAAAATTTATCAGTGGATCTGTAGACAACAAGAAGAGGGATCTAGAGTTGCAACTGGCGATATACTCAACTACCTTCAG AATGAGTTGGACTATTGTGGAGAAGAGCCGTCAATGTCTCCTAGAGTGGCAGTGCAACATCAGCATACACCGTCCTCTCTGCATTTCACAAATTCCAGTTTTCCAATATCTTCGGGCTCGTCTGCCCCAAGTACTGGGCAGGGAATTCGTTCTGAGCAGTGTGATCATCAGCCCAAGAATTCTGTCTTCTCAAATGCTCTGTCGAGCCCTGTTCGCCAGAGTCTTCAGCACTATCACATTTCTTACCCGGGCCCTGGTCTGCCATCTGGAAATGGTGCCCGAAACAATGAACCTAACTTTCTTCAACCAAACAGGGATGTTAATCCTCCAAGCTCCAACGACTCTTCGATGGACATGCATGCAGATAGTCCTGGTCACTACTGA